In one Elusimicrobiales bacterium genomic region, the following are encoded:
- a CDS encoding GTP-binding protein has product MAKAKFERNKPHVNVGTIGHVDHGKTTLTAALTKVLSKEGKSKEMAYAEIAKGGVVRDASKI; this is encoded by the coding sequence ATGGCAAAAGCGAAGTTTGAGCGGAACAAACCGCATGTGAACGTGGGGACCATCGGGCACGTGGACCACGGCAAAACGACACTGACGGCGGCTCTGACGAAGGTGCTTTCCAAGGAAGGCAAGTCCAAAGAGATGGCCTACGCCGAGATAGCCAAGGGCGGCGTGGTGCGGGACGCTTCCAAGATAT
- a CDS encoding tetratricopeptide repeat protein encodes MRKIVAALSLCLISSAACAYDYVAIEKQYDSLMFKMPTGAAFAGDSLLVTDSKAGAVFIFNPNETTPRKITGKSGGEPLFRSPIGAASGKNGRIYVLDGDAGCVRVVDADGNLLFTFGSRGSKPGQFSEPRAIVSGADGRIYVADTGNSRVQVFTPDGILSLILTQGMDSPSGMAVDRSDNIYVCNRGSSTVIKLSPQGEKIAELKLGADSVCVDDYGYIYVLDSRKGKVREYGPDGNLSGEFGSSGKGHGQFYKPSAILAGKDGLVLVVDTGNKRIFAFRLTDKNKQARLPVSRDMKLLFSGPETSVKLPVGQFTPQPGGVIAAFLGDSQKAVLLDDKGAIKSVLASPDKKSAVHIRKAGGMAWSEKTGLVVSDSDAGKVYIFNSTGGVKAVLGEKAGFFGSSSKEGCFSKPSGVAVSNNGAIFVADSGNARVQQFTSDGMFINALGPELQGATLLAPGDVWWTGKDLLILDRKLKKIVEVDPSSGRVVLVWGEQGERASQLADPVSIAYDGRKFVYVLDKADSRVKVFDGNGAWVASFFAAGTGTGALISPEELHFSGNRLYISDSSGKLEAFAMNIITAPPTDLSGTVKEDRVKLSWKGAQPEWVSDYEVLRSTEPDGFAVAAGTAAQTGFAETIRETPATYYYRICSRSLTGETGQPSEPYMLFVPGNLNVARVELAKVNLNYIFSANYKYYLHNPVGRLTLANNSDVTFKNVKVSFALKDFMDYPSDRVVEEIAPHSKTEVALKGTLNNKILEVSEDTPVQAQISVTYYENGEPKTIEVNQPVKVLSRTAIIWDNAARLANFITPKDTPVLAFARAALNMRSPAEEYTVNPNISTAMLLWSALGELGINYVSDPSKPYASIKSSSEHPLDNVQPPRDTLKLRSGKCSDLVALLSTMLEGAGIHTVFLDYPSHIALAFNTGAADPADIGIPADKMVLYEGTYWIPVESTMIGKDFPSAAREAVRMYTRAGADVKIIDTHKAWADYEPMTLPSANWESPVPEKAAVQARYNADMKEAAKTRRDYIKQGYMDALSKNPDDVDALTGLGMLCVETEDYSGAQESFNKILKFAPENSDALNNMGNVSYMKGSYSDADGFYAKASAADPDDAGILLNRARAAMKLGDKEAAKKFADRAADTDPAFAEAADAVLEIK; translated from the coding sequence ATGAGAAAAATTGTCGCTGCGCTGTCGCTTTGCCTGATTTCGTCTGCGGCTTGCGCTTACGATTACGTGGCCATAGAAAAGCAATACGACTCCCTGATGTTCAAGATGCCGACCGGCGCGGCTTTCGCGGGCGACAGCCTGCTGGTGACAGACTCCAAGGCCGGCGCGGTTTTCATTTTCAACCCGAATGAAACCACCCCCCGCAAAATCACCGGGAAAAGCGGCGGGGAGCCGCTGTTCCGCTCGCCGATAGGCGCGGCGTCGGGCAAAAACGGCAGAATTTACGTGCTGGACGGGGATGCCGGTTGCGTGCGTGTTGTTGACGCGGACGGGAATCTGCTGTTCACCTTCGGCTCGCGCGGCTCAAAACCGGGGCAGTTTTCGGAGCCGCGCGCCATCGTCTCCGGCGCGGACGGCAGGATTTATGTGGCCGACACCGGCAACTCCCGCGTGCAGGTGTTCACGCCGGACGGCATTCTGTCGCTCATACTGACACAGGGGATGGACTCTCCGTCCGGCATGGCGGTGGACCGCTCCGACAACATCTACGTGTGCAACCGCGGCTCCAGCACCGTGATAAAGCTAAGCCCCCAAGGCGAGAAAATAGCGGAGCTTAAACTGGGCGCGGACTCCGTATGCGTGGACGACTACGGCTATATCTATGTGCTGGACTCCAGGAAGGGAAAAGTGCGCGAGTACGGGCCGGACGGAAATCTTTCCGGCGAGTTCGGCTCCTCCGGCAAGGGCCATGGCCAGTTTTACAAACCCTCGGCGATACTGGCCGGCAAAGACGGGCTGGTACTGGTGGTGGACACCGGCAACAAGCGCATTTTCGCATTCCGCCTGACCGACAAGAACAAGCAGGCCCGCCTTCCCGTTTCAAGGGACATGAAACTGCTGTTTTCCGGCCCGGAAACCTCCGTGAAGCTGCCGGTGGGCCAGTTCACCCCGCAGCCCGGCGGCGTCATAGCCGCCTTCCTGGGGGATTCGCAGAAAGCCGTCCTGCTGGACGACAAGGGCGCCATAAAAAGCGTGCTGGCCTCGCCCGACAAAAAATCAGCCGTGCACATACGCAAGGCCGGCGGCATGGCCTGGTCCGAAAAAACGGGGCTTGTGGTGTCGGATTCGGACGCGGGCAAAGTTTACATTTTCAATTCCACGGGTGGCGTCAAGGCCGTGCTGGGGGAGAAGGCTGGGTTTTTCGGAAGCTCGTCCAAAGAAGGCTGTTTCAGCAAGCCGTCGGGTGTCGCCGTCAGCAACAACGGCGCGATTTTCGTGGCCGACTCCGGCAACGCCCGCGTGCAGCAGTTCACCTCGGATGGGATGTTCATAAACGCACTGGGGCCGGAGCTGCAGGGCGCAACCCTGCTTGCCCCCGGTGATGTGTGGTGGACCGGAAAGGACCTGCTGATACTGGACCGCAAGCTCAAGAAAATCGTGGAAGTGGACCCGTCGTCCGGGCGCGTTGTGCTGGTCTGGGGCGAGCAGGGAGAGCGCGCCAGCCAGCTTGCCGACCCCGTGTCCATCGCCTACGACGGCAGGAAATTCGTTTACGTGCTGGACAAGGCCGATTCCCGCGTGAAGGTGTTTGACGGCAACGGCGCGTGGGTGGCCAGCTTTTTTGCCGCGGGCACGGGCACGGGCGCGCTGATATCGCCGGAGGAGTTGCATTTCTCCGGCAACAGGCTTTACATATCGGACTCCTCCGGCAAGCTGGAAGCCTTCGCCATGAACATAATAACCGCCCCGCCGACCGATCTCTCCGGCACGGTGAAAGAGGACCGGGTGAAACTCTCCTGGAAAGGCGCGCAGCCGGAATGGGTGTCCGATTACGAGGTGCTGCGCTCCACCGAGCCGGACGGTTTCGCGGTGGCGGCGGGAACCGCGGCGCAGACCGGGTTCGCCGAAACCATAAGGGAAACCCCGGCCACCTATTACTACCGGATATGCTCCCGCTCGCTTACCGGCGAGACGGGCCAGCCCTCGGAGCCGTACATGCTGTTTGTGCCGGGCAACCTCAACGTGGCGCGCGTGGAGCTGGCGAAGGTGAATCTGAATTACATATTCTCCGCCAATTACAAGTACTATCTGCATAACCCGGTGGGGCGGCTTACGCTTGCCAACAACAGCGACGTGACGTTCAAGAACGTGAAGGTTTCCTTCGCGCTCAAGGATTTCATGGATTACCCCTCCGACAGGGTAGTGGAGGAGATAGCGCCGCATTCCAAAACCGAGGTGGCCCTGAAAGGGACGCTCAACAACAAAATCCTGGAAGTCAGCGAGGATACCCCGGTGCAGGCCCAGATAAGCGTTACCTATTACGAAAATGGCGAGCCAAAGACCATAGAGGTCAACCAGCCGGTCAAGGTGCTTTCGCGCACGGCCATCATCTGGGACAACGCGGCGCGCCTGGCCAACTTCATAACGCCCAAGGACACGCCGGTGCTGGCCTTTGCGCGCGCGGCGCTCAACATGCGCTCCCCGGCGGAGGAATACACGGTCAACCCCAACATCTCCACCGCGATGCTGCTCTGGAGCGCGCTTGGCGAGCTTGGCATAAACTACGTCTCCGACCCGTCAAAGCCCTATGCCAGCATCAAATCCAGTTCCGAGCATCCGCTGGACAATGTGCAGCCGCCGCGCGACACGCTGAAGCTGCGCAGCGGCAAATGCTCCGATCTGGTGGCTTTGCTTTCCACCATGCTGGAGGGCGCGGGCATACACACCGTGTTTCTCGACTATCCCAGCCATATCGCGCTGGCTTTCAATACCGGCGCCGCCGACCCGGCGGATATAGGCATCCCGGCGGACAAGATGGTGCTTTACGAGGGAACCTACTGGATTCCCGTGGAATCCACCATGATAGGCAAGGATTTCCCGTCCGCGGCCAGAGAGGCTGTGCGGATGTACACCCGCGCCGGCGCGGATGTGAAAATCATAGACACGCACAAGGCGTGGGCGGATTACGAGCCGATGACTCTGCCCTCCGCCAACTGGGAATCCCCCGTGCCGGAAAAAGCCGCCGTGCAGGCCCGCTATAACGCCGACATGAAGGAAGCGGCCAAAACCCGCCGCGACTACATAAAGCAAGGCTACATGGACGCGCTGTCCAAAAACCCCGATGATGTCGACGCGCTGACCGGGCTGGGAATGCTCTGCGTGGAGACCGAGGATTACTCCGGCGCGCAGGAGAGCTTCAATAAAATCCTCAAGTTCGCGCCCGAAAATTCCGACGCGCTCAACAACATGGGCAATGTCTCCTATATGAAGGGCTCATACTCCGACGCGGACGGGTTTTACGCCAAAGCCTCCGCCGCCGATCCGGACGATGCCGGCATACTGCTCAACCGCGCGCGCGCCGCGATGAAGCTGGGCGACAAGGAAGCCGCAAAAAAATTCGCCGACAGGGCCGCCGACACGGACCCGGCTTTTGCCGAGGCCGCCGACGCCGTTTTGGAAATCAAGTAA